A genomic segment from Nicotiana sylvestris chromosome 1, ASM39365v2, whole genome shotgun sequence encodes:
- the LOC138870548 gene encoding uncharacterized protein encodes MSKIRFDRHTGPAEAPRLLEYNFNIDTSGIVSAIERIKDTKWPKQIQTDPSQRNPNLMYKYHGTHGHRIEDCRQLREEVAWLFNEGHLREFLSDRAKNQFRERDARKNEKEEPQHVIHMIIGGVDVPQRLVFKYTKVSITREKWTRSYVPEDVLSFCDEEAEGISQPHNDALLISILLNKIQVKCVLVDLRSSSNIIRSRVVEQLSLQDQIVPTSQVPNGFNMGRETTKGEIILPVNIAGTKQDRKFHVIEGDMRYNALLGRP; translated from the coding sequence ATGAGTAAGATTAGATTCGATAGGCATACCGGACCTGCAGAGGCTCCTCGATtattagaatacaacttcaacatagaTACGTCAGGGATTGTCTCAGCTATTGAGAGAATCAAAGACACCAAGTGGCCCAAGCAAATACAGACCGATCCTTCCCAAAGAAACCCAAACTTAATGTACAAGTATCATGGCACGCATGGTCATAGAATAGAAGACTGCAGGCAGCTAAGGGAAGAAGTGGCTTGGTTGTTCAacgagggccaccttcgagaattcctaagtgatcggGCTAAGAATCAATTCAGGGAGAGGGATGcaaggaaaaatgagaaagaagaaccacaacatgtgatccacatgatcattggcggAGTCGATGTCCCTCAACGACTTGTGTTTAAATACACCAAAGTATcaatcaccagagaaaaatggactcggaGCTATGTGCCCGAGGACGTCTTATCATTCTGTGACGAGGAagcagaaggcatatctcagcctcacaatgaTGCCCTGTTAATCTCTAtccttttgaataaaattcaagttaaatgtgtTTTAGTGGATCTACGTAGCTCatcaaacataatcagatcgagggtcgtggaacaACTCAGCCTACAAGATCAGATTGTACCTACATCACAGGTCccgaatggcttcaacatgggaagagaaacaacaaagggagaaatTATCCTTCCAGTAAACATAGCGGGGACCAAACAAGATAGGAAGTTCCATGTCattgaaggtgacatgaggtacaacgcactCCTCGGAAGACCGtag